AGAGCTGCTACATGTCAACCAAAATACAGTAACTACTACCAtataaaatacatgcatatttataaagACCAAAAGAGGATGTGGAATAATTATAAgctttttttaataattataatccTGTTTTCTAGCAAGCTTATTATCAGCataacaaagaaatacaaactttcCCCTATATTTTGTCTTACTATAGAAATAGGGAATTCCTACCCACATTCTGTATTTACTTCAACTCCTTTCTCAAACTCTTCAATTCCATCCCTTTGACTGCCATGTCTTCATATTTTGGTCAAAGGTCTGCCACCCTTTTGTCTCCTCAAACAACCAAGAGAACTTTACGACAAAGGTTTTGCTCCAGTAGTTAAACATTAGTGAATCCCACAAACATAATTATTACAAAGTAAGTTTTTTATATAACacatgaagaaaatgtattttcttcagcAAAAATCAAGATAAGCTTCGTGGTGCATATTCTTCATAAAACAGTAACTTATGACCATTTTCTGGATGTTTTAATTCCTAAACCAAGAACCAATATCCTTAAAACCATCTCTTCCTAGTTGTGGCAAACGACTGAATATTTTATAACCTACTCTGCCTCCTACGTGTCCTATATGGTGCATATTTACTATTCATGTGAGTCATATTgcaatttactttgtttttaaaactaagaatTTAGGAACCTCTCAAAATAAGTAGCAAGCCCTGGGTAACCCAGGTTTGCTGTAGGTGCTGAGTCAGGACTCCCAGCTTCATATTACAGGCACTCATCACTGGAAAGGCGACAGCCTTTGTTTCTCCCTGCCCTGCCAACTCCTTGCTGGCAGGAATATATTGGAAGACTTTTTTGTGCTGTTACAGAAGCAGCACAACATAGGAGTTGCCCCTCCCCAAAATGGATTTTTGACACTCAATCATATTTTCAGATTTAGAAATACCCCTTCTGGATGCATACAGCAACTCATCAGATGGTACCGTGTGCTTCATGTTGGTGCACTCATTCGTATTTTAAAGATTCACCCCAGAGAAAAGGAATGTAATCCAATGATCGGAGGTGCAGAAGTATCATTTGCATTCTATCCTACTAGTATCAAGATGCTTTCCTCGTATAAACAGCCATGTGAGGAAACTTGATGTATATCTTCACCCAGCACTGTCTCTTCTCACATCACAACTACTTCCTAACCAGCAGGTTTGTCAAATGATTGTCTGTATTAGCTCAACAGACACGTGTGTGAATGTCAAATACATGTCTATTTATAGTGTCAAAGCATTGCCTGGAGTGAACTCACTGCTACTTAAACAAAATGCCCACTGCAGATAAGGGCAATCCCTGCTCTCAGGTGTGGAAGACAGAACAAGGAAGTCCACGGAGCTGTGGGACATGACCTCCATAGTCACACAGAGACCCCCACAGCCACATGGGGCGTGACCTCCATAGTCACACAGAGACCCCCACAGCCACATAGGCAAGACCTCCACAGCCACTCGGTCGAGACCTCCACAGTCACACACGACGAGACCTCCACAGTCACACAGCAACCTCCATTGCCACACGGACGAGACCTCCACAGTCACACAGCAACCTCCACAGCCACACGGACGAGACCTCCACAGTCACACGGACGAGACCTCCACAGCCACACGGACGAGACCTCCATAGTCACACAGCGACCTCCACAGCCACACGGACCAGATATCCACAGTCACACGGACGAGACCTCCACAGCCACACGGATGAGACCTCCACAGTCACACGGACGAGACCTCCATAGTCACACAGAGACCCCCACAGCCACATAGGCAAGACCTCCACAGCCACTCGGTCGAGACCTCCACAGTCACACACGACGAGACCTCCACAGTCACACAGCAACCTCCATAGCCACACGGACGAGACCTCCACAGCCACACGGACGAGACCTCCACANNNNNNNNNNGCCACACGGACGAGACCTCCACAGCCACACGGACGAGACCTCCACAGTCACACGGACGAGACCTCCATAGCCACACGGACGAGACCTCCACAGTCACACGGACGAGACCTTGAGAGCCACACGGATGAGACCTTGAGAGCCACACGGATGAGACCTCCACAGTCACACGGACGAGACCTCCATAGTCACACAGCGACCTCCACAGTCACACGGACCAGATATCCACAGTCACACGGACGAGACCTCCACAGCCACAGAGACAAGATGTCCACAGCCACACAGGATGCGACCTCCACAGTCACACAGATGCGATGTCCACAGCCAGTCAGACGAGACCTCCACAGTCACACGGACGAGACATCCACAGCCACACGGGACGAGATCTCCATAGTCACACAGCGACCTCCACAGTCACAGAGGATGCGACCTCCATAGTCACAAACAGATCTTCACAGCCACACAGGATGAGACCTGTGTAGCTGTGGGGGTCCCATCCCTACACTGGGTCTGCAGCTTGGGTGTGAGGAAAGGATGCCACCTAATACGAAGGATTAACCACTCCCCTTCACTGACCATTATCACCTGCTATCAACATGTCATGGAGACAACTACTCTGTGACTCAAGAAAGACAGCCTGGCTTTCCTCAGAACTTGTatgtcagccaggtgcagtggctcacacttggaatcctagcactctgggtggccaaggcggaggactgcttgagtctagtAGTTCCCCaagcagcctggacaacgtaaGGGAGGTCACACCTCTCTAAGGCCTGAGAGGTTAGTTTTTgtgcaacaacaaacaaaaaaaccagttcTAAATCAAAACATAGCCTTTCTCTGAAACCTTTCTAGAAATGCAGTCTTCAGTTTTCTGTTGTCTCGTTTAGCAAAAAGTAGGACTAAAacatagagacacaaagacacagaagATGCACTTTCTTCAGGGAGTTAGTTATTACAGACCTGAATTCAGGTGGTTAAACAGAAAAGATCTATGCCTTCCCAACATTCTCCTCTATACATTACAGGGggaaaatgatgaaaacaaagtaacaggccgggtgttgtggctcacgccggtaattccagcacctcgggaggccgagatgggcggctcacgaggtcaggagatcgagaccatcctggctaacacggtgaaaccccgtctctactaaaaaatacaaaaaactagccgggcgaggtggcgggcgcctgtagtctcagctactcgggaggctaaggcaggagaatggtgtaaactcgggaagcgaagcttgcagtgagctgagatctggacacggcactccagcctgggcgacagagcgagactccatctcaaaaaaaaaagaaaacaaaaaaacaaagtaacaaaCAGAGAAACAACAGGCCAGCTGAGGCCCACACAGTGTAAGCAACAGGACTCCTAAGGGGTTTAGAGGTAAAGGGAGACTgagcaaaaccaaaaaccaaacgtGAAACAAAAACTTTCAAACTTGGGTGAGAATTGGTCCTTTCACATATGATTCTTTGGCACAGTATACACCACCCCACCTATACAAAAACTTAGACTTTATTTTGAAACACCAAGTCAAATCTATTGCCTGCTTGATCAGACATCAGTAATTTCGCATttgcttttcttccatttctatcCCACTTGCTTCCAATAGATCTGAGGCAGCTCATGCTTCAGACTCTGTGAGAGGCCAGAAGCCCACCTGTGCGTGGAGAGCCGACCAGCTGCAGATGCCCACAGGTAAGGGAATCGACTGATTCCACATGTCCCCTAGTGGGGCAGCACCTCCAGAGATGCACCTGGAATTTGCGATGTCTCATTCCAAGGAGGAACCAGTGACTGTCATTTTGGGGTAAGCATTCCTAGTTCTCAGGGTTTCAAGACAGACACCTAAAGCACCTGCAAACATTGTTCATAATATGTACAGTGATTGTTTTATAAGACATATCACTGTGTACAAGGTGTTGCAAAGTATAATTCTGccattttaagtaaaaacaatGAGGCAGCAGATATCAGACAGCCAAATCGCCAGGAAAAAAGTAGTAAGAAGCTTTAGCTGTAaggtattgtattttattaaaccAAAGACCTCTGAGAGTTCAGGTGGGACTCGTTTCTAGTCAAGACACAGTACAAGAACTGTATTAACTTTCTGCCTGAAATAACCataaaatcagacaaaatatatgaagtaaCAGTTTTTGAAGCACTGAGTACTGGGCTATGAAAGACAGTGAATCTCAGAAAGATGGGAGGCAAATAGGTCCCAACTGCTCAGTTTCCTGCATGGAGAGCTTCCAGGCTGTGGTGTGGGGGCCctgagtgagtagctgggactacaggagtgcaacACCCCACTAggctaatgtttacattttttgtagagatggggtttcaccatgttgcctaggctagtctcgaactcctgggctcaagtgatcaggccaccttggcctcacaaagtgctgggattacaggtgtgagccaatgagCCCAGCCTGTCAATATTGTTAAGAAATTAATTCTCCTACATTGATCTATAGATTCTATATACTGTCAATCAAAATcttagcacattttttttttttttttgaggcggagtctcactctgtcgcccaggctggagtgcagtggccggatctcagctcactgcaagctccacctcccgggtttacgccattctcctgcctcagcctcccgagtagccgggactacaggcgcccgccacctcgcccggctagtttttgtatttttagtagagacggggtttcaccgtgttagccaggatggtctcgatctcctgacctcgtgatccacccgtctcggcctcccaaagtgctgggattacaggcttgagccaccgcgcccggcccacacttTCTTATACAAATTGGCTGATTCTGAAATTCACATGGAAACACAAGGGACCAAGAATAGCCAGAAACCTATGCAAATGTATGAAGTTGGGGGGCCAACACACCCCGATTTCACACCTCACTCCACCTACTCCTACATGGTTTCTGACAGAGGAATAAAGGCAATTCAGTAGGGGAAAAGAGCTGAATAACTGGACATTTGCAGGGAAAACACTGActctagattttttgtttgtttattttttgagatggagtctcactctgttgctcaggctggagtgcagtggcacaacctcggctcactgcaacctctgcctcccgggttcaagcgattctctggccttagcctcccgagtagctgtgattccaggcgcctgccaccacgcccggttaattttttgtatttttagtagagatggggtttcaccatgttggccaggctggtctcaaactcctgactgctcaggtgatacacccgccttggcctcccaaagtgctgggattacaggcatgagccactgcacccgctctgactctatatttatatttcacaatatatacaaaaattcactctacatagatcatagacctaaatataaaacctaaaactcaggccgggcgtggtggctcaagcctgtaatcccagcactttgggaagctgagacgggcggatcacaaggtcaggagatcgagaccatcctggctaacatggtgaaactccgtctctactaaaaaatacaaaaaactagcagggcgaggtggcgggcgtctgtagtcccagctacttgggaggctgagccgagagaatggcgtgaacctcggagcttgtagtgagctgagatccggccactgcactccagcccgggcgacacagcaagactccgtctccaaaaaaaaaaacaacaacaacaacaacaaaaaacctaaaactctaaaatgtctggaagaaaatataagagaaaactTTGTGACCTTAGATTAGGCAAGATTTCTTGGATACTAAAAGTTCAGTCCATAGAAGAACAAACTGATACATGTGACTTGAAAACTTAAAACTATTACTCTTCAAATGGCACGGTTAAGAGAATCAAAAGACAAGTTGAAGACtagggagaaagtatttgcaaggCGAATATCTGATataggacttgtatccagaatacttaataaactcaaatactcaataataagaaaataaccaacacaacaaaaatgagcaaaatatttaaatagacacTTTGtcaaaaaagatacaaagaatgGCAAGTAAATATGAAGATGCTTCTTCGCATTAGaaggaaatacaaactaaaaccacaagGACACTCCACCACACACCCACTAGCACAGCTAAAATTACAGACTGAGGACACCACATGCTGGCGGCGGAGTGGAAATGGAACTCCCATGCACTGCTGGGAGAGGCGCAAGAGGGGCAGCCGctgtgaaaaacaagaaatttcaTAAAAAGGTAAACATACATTTTCCATATGACCCTGAGAACTTACTTCTAGGTAAAGAAGTAAGCAGAACTTACCTGAGAGGAATAAGAATATATGTCCAAACAAAGGGTCATTCAcagatgttcacagcagctttatttaaaacaacccaaggccgggcgcaggcgctcacgcctgtaattccagcactttgaggggccaaggcaggcggatcacctgaggtcaggagtttgagacgagcctgaccaacatggtgaaaatacaaaaatcagtcaggtgtggtggcgggtgcctgtaatctcagctactcgggaggctgaggcaggggaatcgcttgaatctacaaggtggaggttgcagtgagccaagagtgcgccactgcactccagcctggggtgacaagagtgaaactccatctcaaagaaacaaataaaaaaccccaaacacggacactcaaatgtccattaactgatgaatggataaaataactGTGGTATACCCATTCTACGAGATAATAAACAAGTTACAATCACATTGCGTGTGCATGAATCTCAAAAGCACTGTCCTAAGTGAACGAAGCCAGACACTACAAAACAGATGACTGCATTTAGATAAGGTTCTGGAAACGACAAAATATAGTGATAGAAAGCAAATGGGGGACTGCCAAGGGTTAGGAGTCAGGGGAGAGGGCTGACTGCAAAAGTGGTCATGGCAATTTCGGGGGTGGTAAAAATATTCTACCATTCTACCAAGAAAGAGTCTATCTTGACCATGGTGCTGGTTACATAAGTGTATGTATACATCTGTTAAAACTTCTTGGAGTGCACATTATATGTAGACTGTATCTCAAAGCTGGTAAGAAAACATAATTCACTCACACTTCAGACAAAGAATGGATGTATGTACACCAAACTGTCAACAGTTTTCTTTGGGTGGTAGGAGTATAGGTGATTGAAgtcttcttttatatatttttttataatttttacaaggCATTCACTTGCATATccagaaaagaattttttaaattcaagtcttttaatagaaataattgtATGACACATCGTGACCCAAAATGTAGATATCAGACTACTTAATGAACGTTGTTTTACAAAAAGACGACGCCAGAAAAAAAATCCGCttgtaaataaaatatccaaGTATGGTAAAATGCACTTTTAGCCATTTTTTGTTACTTTATAAATGGAACACTATTACTTTGAATTAAACGCTACAAAATCTGAGTATCTTAAAGGCAACCACTGATtacaaaacagagaagaaaaccactttttttgaattttgaagttTTTCAAAATCTGAATATCTCAAAGGCAACCATTAGTCACAAaacacaacagagaaaaaaacccTCTTATTACTGTGGCAAGTGACACAGTActaacagttttatttataacGAGAGAAATAATTTGCTGTATACTTGCAAAATAGCAGTCACGTGGCTCCTAGAAACACACCTCCTTCTCTTCTGTAATGGGATAACTTTAAGAATCGTTCTAAGCAGCTTAAGcctgaaaacaaaaattccatCACGGCAATAAACAAAACCACTTGTTGCCTCTGGGGCTCCCGGCCCTGCAGTGGAGGCAAACGCCCTGCCTTTCCGCTCCCCGGCGAGAGCCTGCGAGGCACCCGGAGCGGCCGCCCGGCCGCGTCTGCGTCACGCGGGGCAGGAGCGGCGCCCCCAGCCTCGGCCGCCGCCTCACCTGGTAGAGCTCCTCGAGGTTGTACCTGATGGAGGTGCTGCTCTGCACGGCCCGCACCGCCTCGTGCAGCTTCCGCCACGTGTCTTGCGTGTAGTTGTCGGGCAGCCGGGGTCTGTCTGCAGGGCGGAGAGAGAGCTGGCGGCTCAGGGCGCGCCGCGAAGCGCCCCGCGTCGCCACCCCCGACCCGGCCGGCGCCCCAGCGCCCGCGCTCAAGAGGCCCGTACGGATCGCGGGCCTTCCCCACAGGGCGGGCGGGGTCTCGTGGGGCCCCCGATGGGGTCGCCCGTCCCTCGACCCGGCCGCCGCACCCACCTCGGAAGTTCTTGATGACCAGCTTCTTGGAGCCGCCCGCGCCCCCCGCCTTGGCGGGCGCGGCGGCCAGGGCCGCGGGCTTGGTGAGGCCGTTGGTGCGGCCCACGAGCGCCGAGAAGCTGCCCTTCCGCGGGGCCTCGTCCGCCATGGCTGGGCCGGAACCGCCGCGCCCCGCCCcgagcgccgccgccgccgcccgcccaGCTCCGCTCCGCCCGCCCCGGTCCGCGCGGCCTCCGCCCCGTCCTCCTcgcgcgccccgccccgccccgcccgcgtGCCCGAGTCCAACCGCCGCCGCGCCCGGCTACTCCTGAGGGCTTAGGGGCGCGCTCTGGGAAACCCTCCTGAGGAATCGGACGCCCCTAAGAGCTTCGGACACCCATTCTTGGCTCGAGGGCGCGCGCCAGgaccccacccccgcccccgaGGGATCGGGACAGCCCCGGTTCGGGGGGCGCACCGGGACACCCCCCTGGGGCTCTGGGTACCCCCTCCTGGCTCGGGGGTGCGTGCCGGGGGCCCCCTCCTGAGGGGCTCGGGAGCCGGGACCCCCTCCTGAGGGCCCCAGGGAGCACTCCTCCTGAGGATTCGGCACCCCCACCCGGGGCGTGAGACCACCTCGAGGGCTAGGGGGTGCGCGCCGGGACGTGCCCCAACTTCTGAAGGCTCGGGAGCGCGCGGCGGAGGCACCTTATGAGAGCTCGGGAGCGCGCGCCATGtccctccccctccacccccGCTCGGGCGCGCGCCCTGAGGCCCTGGCCTGGCGCGGAGCGTCCTCCACGGCCTGGTTTTCACAAGGGGTAGTCGAGGGGACAGCGCAGTGAAAGGCAGTTTAGCAGTGGGGCTGTTCTCGCCACTGGACCCCAAACCCCTCAGCCCAGACGGGCCCGAACACACAATCAGAGCCGCTGGCGTCCCGGCTGAGAGGACGGGGGCCCGACAGAAAGACCCCGGGACCCCTTGGCCCGAGCGTGTCGCCGAGCCGGTCCCCGGATTCTCCCTCCGGAACCAGCCTGCGCACAGGCGACGGGGTCGGGGGCTCCGGGACCTAGACGGACCGAAGGCCGGAAGTGACGCCAGCTGGCCCGCTTGGGGCGTAGGGGGTGTCGCTCTGTGCTCGGTGGCGCTTTGTGCCCATGGCGCACATTACCATCAACCAGTACCTGCAGCAGGTGGGTCCTAGCCGGGGAGCGCGCGGCGGCGTGGTTGGCCCTCGGCGTGTTCCGTGTGTCCGCTCCTGCCTTGGACCCTCAGGCGTCTTCCTTTCGCGCCTTGCCCCCCCTCCTCCGTCCGGGTCCCCGGCGGGCAGCGGCGCGAGCTGACTGAAAGGCCGAACAGCGGCGGCCGGGGCTCGGGAAGGCGACCCGAGGTCTCCCCTGCAGGGCCGCCGTGGGGGCCGGGCGGTGACCGTGGATCGCGGAGTTGTCGCGGTGTAAGTAGACGCGGGGGCCCCAGGTCACTGCCCTCATTTGCTGGCGTGTGTGGCCGCGCTCCCAGGGGGCCCGAAGGGCCTGCGGGCCGCGCCAAGGGCCCGGTGTGGGCGGTGCTGTGTCGGATGGACGCTGCTTCCCAGCAGGATGCGGGATAACTTCGGGGACTCCAGGAGACGATGGAGGGGTAAGCGCGAGGCTGTGGCCGTGTTGCAGGCCGGGCTCGTGCCCCTGGTCTTAGCTGTCTTTTAACGCCCTTCACTCTCCGAGCACAATGCACGCTTCACATCGCTCGGTAGATGCGTCTGACGGGTGTTGTTCAACAGCCTTACAGGCTTCATAGCGTATATTCTTTCCACTTAACTATGCTTGTCCTCAGAACCAGCACTGTGGTAACAGGGATAGGAAAAATAgggaatggatttttaaaatatttgaaggaaacATTACCAGGACGTGGTGAATAAGAATGGGTGGGCTGAGGGACACCGAGGAGTTAAGAATGATTCCCAGGTTTGTAGTCTGGGAAAAAGATGAATAGAGTGGATTTGGAGGGAGAAATAAATTAAGTTTTGGgcatgttgagtttgaggtgTGTGTTGACAACTAGGTAAAGATACGTACTTGACAGCTGAAAAGTCTGCCATGATTGTGACCAGCAGTTGCTTGTTTAATTGAGAAAACTGGTTAAAACAggaatcagccgggcgcggtggctcaagcctgtaatcccagcactttgggaggccgagacgggtggatcacgaggtcaggagatcgagaccatcctggctaacacggtgaaaccccgtctctactaaaaaatactaaaaaaactagccgggcgaggtggtgggcgcctgtagtcccagctactcgggaggctgaggcagaagaatggcgtaaacccgggaggcggagcttgcagtgagctgagatcaggccactgcactccagcctgggcagcagagcgagactctgtctcaaaaaaaaaaaaaaaaaaaaaaacacaggaatcACGAAAAGATGGATATATGCTTTTAACTTAAAACATGAAAGTATTTAACCGCTTACCTCAAGTTCGATACTTGCCAATCTTTTGATGTAGGCCCTAGGCCTTTTCTTTAGGCTATGTCTGTTTTGGCCTAATCTTTGCAGAGTTAACATTTTCCGGTATAAGTTTATTTAAAGTTAAACAAGGATATAGGCATTTAAGAACCAATTTGATATGATTGTcttaattttcttaatcttttaccATTTTTCCcctacacctttttttttttaagaaactcaaGTGAGCCTTTTAAAAACTTGCAACTTAGCTTATAGAGAAACAACTGCTTCCTTTTGCATTCATGTTTCATTGATGACCTTAAAAGTACATAACTATCGTAACAGGTTCAGCTAGCAAAAATGGATTTGAGAACAAACACATCTGGATATGAGAACACATACAACTTAGCTGGCAAAAGCTTGCAGTGTATTAGAGTGAAGCCTACTTGCTGAAAGTCCTCATCATGCCTTGAGCATCAGCTCGTGTATTTCAGGAAGGGTTTGGAGAGAGTCATAATTCCAATTCAAGTCAGTTAAAGTGAGACTAGTAAGCGAGCTTCTACTCTATGTGTGTAAGCTGAAGTTTAAACAGACAGATTTGGGTTAAAGATACAAATCTGAGACCCCTTGATATACACATGTTGGGAAAGACTGAGAAGGGGTGACCCAGGGAACAAGTAGAGAGTGGACAGGAGCTGGGCCCAGAATGGACCTCTATAGAGATGTGCATGCCTACATCTCCACAAACAGCAGTGTAGCCACTAACGTGAGACAGGAAAAGTCCACTTCCTCCTAATTTTGATGTATAAAAGTATTTCTGGTTGGACTGGCATGTTACCTAGGTTTTATGTATTAACAgattcttgaatattttttaaaaataggtgccTCTTTGATAGAGAACGGCAGCCTGTAGCACACGGTAACACAGCGTGTTTGATTTGTTGTATAGGAACATAGGTGCCAATGTAACTGTATCTCTTTGGGAATAAAACCATCATTTGCACATTCATCAAAGCTAGGAAGTTGGGAGAAATCATTGACTCCTCCTTCAGTCTCAGCAAATAGTCCTTTACCTAACTGGGTGTATCTACGAAGTCTCTCAAATCCATCCCTTCTTTATCTGTTGCCACGTGCTCCCCAGCCAGGACCCACCGGCTGCAGGTACTG
This Piliocolobus tephrosceles isolate RC106 chromosome X, ASM277652v3, whole genome shotgun sequence DNA region includes the following protein-coding sequences:
- the CUL4A gene encoding cullin-4A isoform X4; its protein translation is MADEAPRKGSFSALVGRTNGLTKPAALAAAPAKAGGAGGSKKLVIKNFRDRPRLPDNYTQDTWRKLHEAVRAVQSSTSIRYNLEELYQAVENLCSHKVSPMLYKQLRQACEDHVQAQILPFREDSLDSVLFLKKINTCWQDHCRQMIMIRSIFLFLDRTYVLQNSTLPSICQNH